The Anopheles gambiae chromosome 2, idAnoGambNW_F1_1, whole genome shotgun sequence genomic sequence TTGAATCTTACCGCGATACCAGCGCCCATCTTCAGATCGGCTGCCACGCAGTGGGCCAGCGAATGGTCCTTGGGTGCGCTGAAGAGGTCACCTTCGATTTCGCGAACGCAGTTAGCCATGGCGTTAGAGGTGGCGAAGGTTCGGCAGGAAGCGACCGGTAGCGAATGAACGTTGTTGGGAAAAGATTTTACGGCACTTGCAACAGTCCGCACGATGCGCAAGAGTGTCATGGAGGAAGGATTTTGGAGAAGATGCACCAGGGAGGAGGAAAAGCAAGAAACCGGCAAGCCAAAACAACAGCTGTTCCAAAGTGTCAGTTACACCATTGCACGTAGAGAATGAATGATCGATCAGTTTAAATTGCAAAATTTcaagaaaattgaatatttttaatatgttaATGTTGttcttaaaataataaaagttgTATAACTGATATCTGAtgattaaattaatatttcaaaatatgcTACCATAATTCTGTCCACGTAGGCTGTGAATCCCATAGTCCGCCGTCCGTTTGTTTACGCGAATGTCAAAATTACGCGCGACACTGGGCATGACTCGCCGCAAGCGCTATTCGCGTATTTACAGGACCAGCACGCACGGTTCAAATGCCTTCCGTGAGTTTTAAAGCTGTTGAATCGTTTAGCTCAGAAGATCCGGTAAGTAAACGGCCCACCAGGCCATACTTAACCCTCCCGAACTGATGGAATTCGTTCCCCGCCACTTGCAGAACTATCCCGCCTCGAATCTTCTGAAGCCCGGCAACAAGAAATGGAAGTGTCGAGCAGCGGGCGAACCGAAAGCCTTCGTGGTGCTACGGCTCGAGGAACCGGCCCACATCACCGGCATTGACATCGGGAACGAACATTCCGCCCTGATCGAGGTGCTGGTTGCCCGGAGCGGTCCAAGCAATCCGGCCTTCACGGAAATTCTGCTTGCCACCAAGTTCATGAACCCGGTAGACAGCCGCAACTCAACCAGCACGAACGGGGTGCAGTGTTTCGGCTCTTCCGCCCTCATACCGTCGGTGGCAGGCGAGAAGTGGGATTTGGTGAAGATCATCTGCACCCAACCGTTCAACTCGCTCGTCAAGTATGGCCTTACGTTTGTCGCGCTACATACCACGGCCACCGGCGGCGGGGTGGAcaaaaaggagaagaagagtCTGGTGCCGGAAAAATTCCAGCAGCAGATCCGGCAGGAAGCGGACAAGTCCAAAGACAAGCCGTTGGGCGGGTTAAACTTGGGTCGGTTTAAGCTGCGCGAAGAGTCGCCGGATTCGGACGATGCCGGAAGCTCGAGCGTGTTTGCCCGCTGGAAGAACAAAACGGCGGCAACGATCAGCTCAACCACTGCGGGCCCATCCGTCAGTGCCTTGATGCGCGATGCCAGCAACACACCGAAGGTACTGCAAAAGAACATTCCCACACCCGGGAGTGTACGCAGTGTGGCgcaagcaaaaccaaaaccacaaacGTTCGCGGCGAGCGATGAAGAGGAGGACGTGAAGATAGTCCACACCAGCGTGAAGGTTAACCGTAACGATGTATCCGTGCTGTACGACGCAGAGGATGATAAGCCGACGAAGAAGGTGAATGAAAGTGTGGCCGCATCGCATGCCCGTAGCGAGGGGCGAAGACGTGAATCGGCCCTCACACCCAAGGCCGAATCGAAGAAACCATCCAAACTGCACGATACATCTTCTTCCAAATTTAAAGAATTCCTAAACCTCGCCGGGTCGACGAATGGCGAACTGAAGCGAAATGACGAAAGGAAAAGCTTGACTGCAACAACCCCGGAGGCTAGAAAACCACTAACAAATCATGTACATTCtgagcagaagaaaaacacaccggTTAAACCACTGGACCAATCCCGTCCACCGCTGTCCATCGAGAAGCAAAAGGTGCCGTCTGCGAAGCGATTGTCCTCTCCGTCGAAAAGCCCGGACAACAACCATGGGGACGCCTCACCTAATTTGAAAAAACCGAGACTATCAAACGGCCCCGTGGAGGACAGTGAAACGGAGGTACAGAGGAAACCGGTACAGTACAAACCGTTTGGCAAGCTGCTGGAAAATGTGGTTCTGGTTATAAGTGGCATACAGGTAAGTGGGACATGCTTTCGTTTACAAAATGTTAAT encodes the following:
- the LOC1273363 gene encoding DNA repair protein XRCC1, translating into MPSVSFKAVESFSSEDPNYPASNLLKPGNKKWKCRAAGEPKAFVVLRLEEPAHITGIDIGNEHSALIEVLVARSGPSNPAFTEILLATKFMNPVDSRNSTSTNGVQCFGSSALIPSVAGEKWDLVKIICTQPFNSLVKYGLTFVALHTTATGGGVDKKEKKSLVPEKFQQQIRQEADKSKDKPLGGLNLGRFKLREESPDSDDAGSSSVFARWKNKTAATISSTTAGPSVSALMRDASNTPKVLQKNIPTPGSVRSVAQAKPKPQTFAASDEEEDVKIVHTSVKVNRNDVSVLYDAEDDKPTKKVNESVAASHARSEGRRRESALTPKAESKKPSKLHDTSSSKFKEFLNLAGSTNGELKRNDERKSLTATTPEARKPLTNHVHSEQKKNTPVKPLDQSRPPLSIEKQKVPSAKRLSSPSKSPDNNHGDASPNLKKPRLSNGPVEDSETEVQRKPVQYKPFGKLLENVVLVISGIQNPDRADIRNQALAMGAKYKPDWDASCTHLICAYKNTPKYNQVHGKGKIVKQDWIKKCYTNRKRLSWRKFALDTAEANASDSEGEIVDIANKPADKVEENQSDDVTVVDTVQEEAVMLHELSDTDEDAIYGQSAQKVYEKSTEEEGDRANEDSGTVDGGLDFFKGKKFYLHPELPAVDNIKLERYIQTFRGSVCTEMTRADYVIARSKHTLPSSCRAELVKPLWVYECNDMECLIPVNRYRIV